One Littorina saxatilis isolate snail1 linkage group LG1, US_GU_Lsax_2.0, whole genome shotgun sequence genomic window carries:
- the LOC138962359 gene encoding toll-like receptor 4: protein MVIDDVTAVPCNFAKSKDGLKAECDHRRLTKFPGDYPAAVTGLDISFNFLTSLVGLADPSFLGLRQLDVSHNTLTSLPDDAFLDTPHLQELSLEGNALSSLSGDVFRGLHNLTQLTLSNTKLTQLPHVTLSHVTQLISLDLSDNKLRSVPTEALCHTPRLEILNLATNQMQTINDRSFLPLLNLKTLYLKHNQMSLLRPAVFSGLHKLRFLDLSLNILALDNSTYPPGVFSPLVALEVLYLASNDDSAEGDYPLNVFTPLPSLRTLSIDTFRDSHFGAAFTSLTRLTSLTLGPIDGRGCDLRRLTNHTLHAFRYSDLRTLVISDCPLLHVDTCAFCDLPKLSSLTVCRGHRILQPLLLALYGLQNQTMDLVDFSNNRYLELPTILSTTNAKYLLNTCIKKLDLHYNKIAGISSRGLHIGSTLLKCLRHIDISRNQLGSDKSPVAKVGLGMTNVEIIELQNQRAFTVAMDIYHTAGVSSKQQQKFTLQINTAKSLRICNFRGAFRDMAQLPQGINFTQGGNLTTLNLAYDGAYYCDATITGLTAITDVDFSGNDCRVTGTGIFQHMTTLRRLNISNVQVTRDFLLANGSELLRPLRDLEVLDLSDNGLLDLPEDLLQYQLHLSWLGLARNRFQAVPVDVSMQTSLSYLDLSYNMIPSMDPDFRQTLDNLAANHTVTLRLRGNPLTCTCKSLDMVRWLATTVVRLDGDNHNLAYDDDYDDNGRDYPCVLEDGGMGSTGSVMAEWEAHWRRCVGLAFLTVSAVALLVQVLGLLLTYLLWTKWTYVCHAWYVLRHLRLPRRHDFVKDAVFVHAEDDVELAEKVRDAVGAGRPGLRLKLLDDIRPGSNLADEIARSVESSWKVVLLVTQTFLQDDWSGYSVLQAQGSISDALPDRVLVLMMGPLQPWIPTEPSHLSMRTLLRRIPESCVYHVSEAVSAHNSIWATLGDRIARDPN from the exons ATGGtaattgatgacgtcacagcagTTCCCTGCAACTTCGCAAAGTCAAAGGACGGATTAAAAGCTGAGTGTGATCACCGTCGACTGACCAAGTTTCCAGGCGACTACCCCGCTGCTGTGACAGGGCTAGATATCTCTTTTAACTTTCTCACCTCTCTGGTTGGCCTGGCGGACCCTAGCTTCCTAGGTCTACGTCAGCTTGATGTCAGTCACAACACCCTGACGTCATTACCTGATGACGCTTTCCTGGACACGCCACACTTACAAGAGCTGAGCTTGGAGGGCAACGCGCTGTCCTCGTTGTCGGGTGACGTCTTCCGGGGTCTGCACAATCTGACACAGCTGACACTAAGTAACACTAAACTGACGCAGCTGCCGCACGTGACACTCAGCCACGTGACTCAGCTGATTTCTCTAGATCTGAGTGACAACAAGTTACGCTCCGTGCCCACAGAAGCTTTATGTCACACTCCCAGATTGGAGATCTTGAATCTGGCCACAAACCAAATGCAGACTATAAATGACCGCAGCTTTCTGCCTCTACTAAACCTTAAAACCCTTTACTTGAAACATAACCAGATGTCTTTGCTACGCCCAGCGGTCTTCAGCGGTCTGCACAAACTGCGATTTCTTGACCTCAGTTTAAACATCCTGGCACTGGACAACAGCACCTACCCTCCTGGTGTGTTCAGTCCTCTCGTCGCCCTGGAAGTGCTGTACCTGGCGAGCAATGACGACAGCGCGGAGGGCGACTACCCTCTGAACGTGTTCACGCCGCTGCCTTCTCTGCGGACCCTGTCCATAGACACCTTCAGAGACTCCCACTTCGGTGCGGCTTTCACCTCGCTGACCCGTCTTACCTCCCTAACTTTAGGACCCATTGACGGTCGAGGTTGCGACTTGAGGCGTCTGACCAACCACACGCTGCACGCTTTTCGTTACTCCGACCTGCGGACCTTGGTTATCAGTGATTGCCCTTTGTTGCACGTGGACACATGTGCCTTCTGTGACCTGCCCAAGCTTTCCAGCTTGACCGTGTGTCGTGGCCATCGTATTCTGCAGCCTTTGCTGCTTGCACTGTACGGTCTGCAGAACCAGACCATGGACCTCGTGGATTTTTCCAACAATAGGTATCTCGAACTGCCCACCATTTTGAGCACCACAAACGCCAAGTATCTCCTTAACACGTGCATTAAAAAGCTCGACCTGCACTATAACAAAATTGCTGGAATATCCTCCAGAGGTTTGCACATAGGCTCAACGCTGCTGAAATGCCTGAGGCACATTGACATATCTCGGAACCAGCTGGGCTCTGATAAATCACCGGTTGCGAAAGTGGGACTTGGCATGACCAACGTAGAAATAATCGAGCTTCAGAATCAGAGAGCCTTCACTGTAGCGATGGACATATATCACACTGCCGGGGTCTCttccaaacaacaacaaaaattcacCCTCCAGATAAACACGGCAAAATCGTTGAGAATATGCAACTTCAGGGGAGCCTTCAGAGACATGGCACAGCTGCCCCAGGGGATCAACTTCACACAGGGAGGAAACCTCACCACGCTGAATTTGGCCTACGACGGCGCCTACTACTGTGACGCTACCATCACCGGCCTCACGGCCATCACAGACGTTGACTTCAGCGGTAACGACTGCCGTGTCACGGGCACTGGCATCTTCCAGCACATGACCACTCTGCGACGCCTGAACATATCCAACGTACAGGTGACACGAGACTTTCTCCTGGCCAACGGTTCGGAGCTGCTTCGGCCCTTACGGGACCTTGAGGTCCTGGACCTGAGTGACAACGGCCTGCTGGATTTGCCTGAAGATCTGCTTCAATACCAACTCCATCTCAGCTGGCTTGGATTGGCTCGGAATCGCTTTCAG GCAGTACCAGTGGATGTGTCCATGCAGACATCCCTGTCATATCTAGACCTTTCCTACAACATGATCCCCTCCATGGACCCTGACTTCAGGCAAACCCTGGACAACCTGGCAGcaaaccacaccgtcacactGCGCCTGCGCGGCAACCCCTTGACCTGCACGTGCAAGTCGCTGGACATGGTCCGCTGGCTGGCCACCACCGTCGTCAGGCTGGACGGCGACAACCACAACCTGGCCTACGATGACGACTACGACGACAACGGCCGCGACTACCCCTGCGTCCTCGAGGACGGCGGGATGGGCAGCACGGGATCCGTGATGGCGGAGTGGGAGGCTCATTGGCGACGCTGCGTGGGACTGGCCTTCCTGACAGTGTCCGCGGTGGCGCTACTGGTACAAGTGTTGGGCTTGCTGCTGACGTACCTGCTTTGGACCAAGTGGACGTACGTGTGTCACGCCTGGTACGTGCTGCGTCACCTGCGACTGCCGCGCCGCCACGACTTTGTGAAGGACGCAGTGTTCGTGCACGCTGAAGACGACGTGGAGCTAGCCGAGAAGGTGCGGGATGCTGTGGGGGCAGGCAGACCCGGTCTGCGGCTGAAGCTATTGGACGACATCCGTCCTGGCTCCAACCTGGCTGACGAGATCGCCCGCTCTGTGGAGAGTAGCTGGAAG GTGGTACTGCTGGTGACGCAGACCTTCCTTCAGGACGACTGGTCCGGGTACTCGGTGCTGCAGGCTCAGGGCAGCATCAGCGACGCCTTGCCGGACCGCGTGCTGGTGCTGATGATGGGACCGCTTCAGCCCTGGATACCCACAGAGCCCAGCCACCTGTCCATGAGGACACTGCTGCGTAGGATCCCCGAGAGCTGTGTGTACCACGTGTCCGAGGCTGTCAGCGCTCACAACAGCATATGGGCCACACTGGGAGACCGTATTGCCAGGGACCCAAATTGA
- the LOC138962378 gene encoding uncharacterized protein — protein MRHTAHSVSRHATPSAVTHSHGRSSSQMSSFPSSSGFPNSQMSITPDRILARTPPSGGRMGTVGNGSPAERQMISLCRTPESVPHPIYTPSFHGTPDTISGRI, from the exons ATGCGACACACAGCGCATAGTGTCAGTCGCCATGCAACACCATCAGCTGTCACCCA CTCCCATGGAAGATCATCCTCACAGATGAGCTCTTTTCCCTCATCCAGTGGCTTTCCGAACTCACAG ATGAGCATAACCCCTGACAGAATCCTTGCCAGGACACCGCCTTCAGGAGGCAGAATGG GAACTGTGGGCAATGGCTCCCCAGCAGAGAGACAGATGATTTCTCTGTGCAGAACACCAGA GTCTGTTCCACATCCGATCTACACACCTTCCTTTCACGGAACACCTGACACAATATCAGGCAGAATTTAG